The nucleotide window AAAATGTCGCTTGCTTTGCAGAGGCTGGCCAAAGAAGACCCCACTTTCAGAGCGCGAACCGATGAAGACACCGGTCAGACGATAATCGCTGGCATGGGTGAGCTTCACCTTGAGATTATTCTCGACCGTCTCTATCGCGAGTTCAAAGTTGAAGCAAACCACGGCAAGCCGCAGGTTTCCTATAAAGAGACAATAACGAAGCCTGTTAAGGTTGAGGGCAGGCACGTAAAGCAGAGCGGCGGGCACGGTCAGTATGGCCATGTAATAATTGAGATGGAGCCGCTTGAAGCCGGTTCCGGATTTGAGTTTGTAAACAAGGTCGTCGGCGGCGATGTGCCAAAGGATTATATCCCGGCAGTCAAGCAGGGTGTAGCAGAAGCGTTAAAGTCGGGTGTCCTGGCCGGATTTGAAGTGGTCGATGTCAGAGTCACGATCACCGGCGGTTCATACCATGAGGTTGACTCATCCGATATGGCATTCAAAATTGCCGGTTCGCTGGCGGCACGCGCTGCAGTTGAAAAGGGCAAGCCGACCCTTAAGGAACCGATTATGAATGTTGAAGTCGTGGTTCCTGAAGAATATCTGGGTGATGTTATCTCGGACCTTAACGGGCGCCGGGGCAGCATTACTCATATGGAAGTCGGCGCAAGCGGGACTCAGCAGTTGGATGCAAAGGTGCCGCTTTCTGAAATGTTCGGATATGCGACCTCCCTTCGCTCTATGAGCCAGGGTAGGGCATCATATACAATGGAACCGTCGCACTATGAGCAGGTTCCCGTGAGTCTGGCAGAGAAAGTTGTCGAGAAGACGACCGGTCGCTCACTTAAAAGATAGTAAATTCGGTGTATCGGGAATTTATTCACGATACGATGCAATGTTTCGGGAACAAGTTCGCGAAACATCTTGGTTGTTGAGTTAGAAATTAATTAGCTTATTCTTGGAGGCAAATAATATGGCAAAGCAGCGGTTTGAGAGGACGAAGCCGCACGTGAACATTGGAACGATAGGTCACGTGGACCATGGCAAGACAACGTTGACTGCCGCGATCACTGCGG belongs to Armatimonadota bacterium and includes:
- a CDS encoding GTP-binding protein: MAKQRFERTKPHVNIGTIGHVDHGKTTLTAAITA